Proteins from a single region of Sebastes umbrosus isolate fSebUmb1 chromosome 8, fSebUmb1.pri, whole genome shotgun sequence:
- the tmem127 gene encoding transmembrane protein 127 has product MSMYAPPGSAVPGGRRRRGGTSLPKQPERSLVSALPGALSITALCTALAEPAWLRVHGGTCPRQELGVADVLGYIDPKLLDDYCVNPQTILLMRVIAAFCFLGILCSLIAFLLDVFGPKHPALKITRRYAFAHILTVLQCATVIGFCYWASELILSLQQQHKKYHGSLIYVTFAISFYLVAGAGGASILATAANLLRHYPTEEEEQALVLLSEMEDSSETFPADYDIANQFQPPPAYTP; this is encoded by the exons ATGAGCATGTACGCCCCGCCGGGTTCAGCTGTACCGGGAggccggaggaggagaggagggaccTCTCTGCCGAAGCAGCCGGAGCGGAGCCTGGTGTCGGCTCTGCCCGGAGCTCTGTCCATCACGGCGCTGTGCACAGCGCTGGCCGAACCGGCCTGGCTCCGGGTCCACGGAGGGACCTGTCCGAGACAAGAGCTCGGGGTGGCGGATGTGCTGGGCTACATCGACCCCAAGCTACTGGATG ATTACTGTGTGAACCCGCAGACCATCTTGCTGATGAGAGTGATCGCTGCCTTCTGTTTCCTGGGAATCCTGTGCAGTCTGATTGCTTTCCTCTTGGATGTGTTCGGACCAAAGCACCCTGCACTAAAGATCACACGCAGATATGCATTTGCACATATTCTCACAG TGTTGCAGTGTGCCACAGTCATAGGCTTCTGCTACTGGGCCTCGGAGCTCATCTTGTCActacagcagcaacacaaaaaGTACCACGGCTCCCTCATATACGTCACTTTTGCCATCAGCTTCTACCTGGTGGCAGGGGCAGGCGGAGCCTCTATCCTCGCCACAGCCGCGAACCTGCTGCGCCACTACCCcaccgaggaggaggagcaggctTTAGTGCTGCtctcagagatggaggacagCAGTGAAACTTTTCCTGCCGATTATGACATTGCCAATCAGTTTCAGCCGCCGCCTGCCTACACGCCCTAA